The genomic stretch GAGGCGCCGACCGCGATGGTGGCGATGACGGTGTTGGTCGCGGTGTCGATCACCGCGACACTGTTCGCGTTGGCGTCCGCCACATAGGCGCGGGTGCCGTCCGGGCTGATCGCGATGCCCTCCGGGCCGTTTCCCACGGGGACGAGCGTGGTGATCGTGTTCGTCGCGGTGTCGATGACGGACACGTTGTTGCTGTTGAAGTTGGCCGCGTAGGCGTGCGCCCCGTCCGGGGTGATCGCGACGCCGGCCGGGGTCCTCGCGCTGGGACTGCTGATGGTGGCGATGACGGTGTTCGTGGCGGTGTCGATCACCGACACCACGCTGCCGACGAAGCACGCCACGTAGACGCGGGCGCCGTTAGGGGTCACCGCGATACCGAACGGCTGGTTACCGACCTGGACGGTGGCGGTCACCGTGTTCGTGCTCGTGTCGATGACGTCGACGCCGCCGATACCCGGGCTGAAGAAGCGGCCGACGTAGGCGTGGGCGCCGTCGGGGGCGAACGCCACCGGGTTCGGGAACCGGCCGACCGGGATGAGGGCGGTGACGGTGTTCGTGGCGGTGTCGATCACCGACACGGTGCTGTCCGCATCGTTGGTGACGTAGGCGTGGGCGCCGTCCGGGGAGACCGCGACCCCCTCGGGAAACCGGCCGACCGGGATGGTCGCGACGACCGTGTCGGTCGACGGGTCAATGACCGAGACCGTATTCCCCCGTAAATCAGCAACATAGACCAGGGACATCGATTCCACCTCTCTGTGACACGGCGACCCGACGCCCCGGCTTGGGTCGGCATCCCGATCGAGACGGTGACGCCCTTGCCTGCGGCGTGCCGTCGCCTACCGGTCCGCACACGAAGTCGCCCCGTGAAAGACCTGGTTGGCCGGCAAGCCGGCCTCTGGCAGCCTTGCCTCCCGGCCTGCCGGCAATAGAGTGTGCGGGATGCATCGAATGCATCCCGTTGTGAGTTGTGGCCATGGTTGAGGGCCGGCGAGGGCACGAACGTCCGCCAAGAAGATTCCGGTGGGCCGGTCTTGCTCGCCGGGGATATCGTGCGCTTTTCTGCCTTTCCTGTTAAGGGGCTGTTACAGGGCGCAGGTGACTGAAAACGGTCATTCGGAGGTACAGTGCGGGCGCGTGGGGGACATATCGCGCCCCCGGGCATGCGATCGCGCGCGGATCCGGATGATGGTGGCGGCGAAGAGCGGGCTGCACTTCACAACCCACGACGCCCCAAAGTCCCATTGCGGCCGGTCACTTCTTGCGCGCTCGCGGTGCACGACGTCGGCCCTGCGTTTGATCTCCTGGTTCGGTCGCTCCGGCACTGCGCGAAAGTCGTGCACGTATGCCTCCATCAGCGCCGCTGTGTTATGGCGTAAGCGTGCTGGTCAAGGGGGTTGAGCGAGGCGCAACGGGACGCCTGTCGGGGCAGCACCGCCCGTACCTGCTCAACGGCTGCCTCGCCGAGACCGGGCTGACCCTCGATCCGTGATCGATCCAGCCGCTGTCTCCAGTTCAGTCTCAGCGGCTCGGCACTGGCCTCACGGCGGAAAGGTCGGGGCGCGCGTCCCATGCGGCGCGCGGGTGGCGTGCCCCGCGCCCGGGTGGCGTGCCCTTTGCTCTGGTTCCTCACCCCCTGGTGTTGGTTGCGGGGACGCAGGATAGTGCCCGCAATACACCCGCACAGCGAATCCTCAACAGGATTCCGCGGGTGGTCAATTCGATCCCGATGTGGGGGATCGAGCAGTTCCCCTAGCTCAGTTAATCAGCCCCCGATAGGGGGCTGTGCGCAACAGGGTAACCAACTGCTTCGGTGCCCTGGCCGGTTCCCGGTCGGTTAAAGCTAGGGCGACCCGCCAGGGTTATCCGAGGCCATGGGCCGGGTTCTGGTAGCTATCTGGAGGCCGACGGTGGGACAGCGGGCCCCGTCGGCGGCGGCACCCACCTTGCCGCGCAGCGCGAACTTCTGGAGATGATGGGCTGCACAGGAAAGGGAAGCGCGGCCCGCCTGGCCGAAATAATCGCCGGTTTTGCACTCGCCCTCGACTTCTCGACGGTCTCCGCAGCCGTTTCCGGATATTTCGCCAGCGCCCATGAACGCCTCGGGCGCAACAGGCTTGCCCGCTGAGGGCTGTTCAACTCCGCTACGTCAGAGGCACGCGAGTGGGCCGGACGAGACGAGGAGTGCAGCGATGCCGCAGCAAGGTCCAGGTCCCTGACCTGGGCAAGGTCGGTGAAGTCGTTGGGTGACACGACTTTCTGCCGGACGACGGAGAAGTAGATCTGCATCTGGTTCAACCAGGAGGCGTGCACCGGGGTATGGAGCATGACCGCGTTCGGGAAAACGCTGGTCAGCCGGTCGGCGGCCTTCTGCCCGCGGTGGGAGGAGCCGTTGTCCACGATCCAGAACACCCGCATCGCCCGGGCCCGGCCCGGTGGCAGGGTGGGGCGGCATCGGCATCGGGCCTGGATGAAGGTCTTCTCGTCGGCGCTATCGGGGTTGCGGATGAAGATGCAGGAGCGGTGCTGCCAGGGCTTGAGCGCGTCCTGGGCCAGTCAGCGGCGCACGGGGGACGCGGACACGGCCGGGGCGATGCCCCGTTCCATGGCCTCACGGGCCGGTTCTGGACACGACCAGCGGGATAGCGGAGTGCCGGTCTCGGCGGGCAGTTGGCAGGCCAGCGCTTTGACCTGGGCGGTCTGCAGCGCGGTGAACGAGGGCGGGCGCCCGGAGCGCTTGCGGTCGGCCGGCCCGGGCATGCCCTGCTCGGCAAACCGGCGCCGCCACGTCCCCACGGTGTCCAGGTGCAGTCCCGTCTCGCGTGCGACGCCTGCGTTGGAGCGGTCTCTGGCGGCGTGGAGCACGACGTGCACGCGCATCCGGGCTGGGGAGGGAGTCTTGTGGCCATAGGCCATCTTCTTCAGCCGGTGCCCCTGCGAGGCCGTCGGCGATATCGGGCAGGCAACGGCAATGGACAAGGCAGGCAGGCCGATCAGCAGGAGTGGATCTTACCGATCGCAGTCTGTCACGGCACCCGGCAGACTGTCGGAAATCAGCGTCAGAGGGACTGCCGGTAACCAAAGAACTCGTGGTCCTCGTTGTAGCCACCGAATCCGCTGCCGATGTCGGAGAATTCGGCGACGAACTCGATCGCCTTGATCCACTTGACCTGCTTGAAACCAAGTTCGACCTCGTTCCGCAGCCGCAGCGGGGCACCATGACCGAACGGCAGTGCCCGGTCGTTCATGCCGTAGGCGAGCATGGTGAGTTTGCTACGCATGTGCTCAATGGGATGGGCGTCGTAGTAGGTACCGCCGTCGGCGCCTTCCCCCAAGGAGTAGAACACCACCCACCTGGCCTGCGGGTCGGGCATGACCAGGTCGAGAATCACGGACATGGAAACGCCTGTCCACTTGGCGACTCCCGACCATCCCTGAATGCAGAAGTGCTGCGTGATCTGCTCATGGACGGGCAGTTTCCGCAAGTCGTCGAGGGACAGCTCGGCCGGGTGGGCAACCAGGCCGCCGATGCGCAGCCGGTAGTCGGCGAACCCGCCTTCTTGCAGGGCCTTGTACTCGGCGGAGTCGGGGTAGCGGCCGTTGTGCCAGAAATAGGGAGAGATGTCCCTGGCGGTGTAGGCGCCGGGGCGGACGTCCACATGCTCGAACCAGCGTTGCACACCGCCGATGAGGGCATAGCCGACGCGCTGTACGACCCGCGGATGACGCAGAGTGAACGGTGTCGCAACGACCCATCCGGCAACGACCACCGCCATCCATCCGACGAAGATCCAAAATCCCAGCCAGCTGTTGTCGCTGCGGCCGCTGCTGATGAGGTTGAGGTTGGTGAGGAGCCCGGTGGTGAAGACCAAGCCGACGTGGATCACGATGAACAGCAGGAACCAACTGAAGACCAGGAAGTGCAGCGACCGCGCGGTCTGGATGCTCAGCACCCGGCTGATCCGCCGGAACCGGGTCGACAACGCCGGTGACATGCCCAGCCCAGTGATGAGAGCCAGAGGTGCCGCGACGAAAACGGTGACGAAGTAGGCCAGCTGTTGCAGCCCGTTGTAGGCCACCCAGCTGTCGTTCCGCGGCCAGTCCAGCGACAGGTACTGGATGGCTGTCGACAAGGCGTTGGGGAACACCGTCCAGCTCGTGGGGACCAGGCGTTTCCACTGCGGGGTGACGAAGAGCAGCACGTAGAAGACAAGTCCGTTGAGAAGCCACAGCGTGCTCACTCCGAGGTGCCACCACCGGGCCAGGCCGATCGAGTGCCGGATCCCGGGCAGCGCGACCTGGCCGGGCAAGCTGATCGAGTCCTGCTTCGCGGTCCACAGCGGGTCGGCGGGCACAGGCTTTTGGATGCGGAACCATTCCCGCCCCGGGGTGCAGTGCCGGGTCCAGTACAGGCGCGGATGATCGCTCAGGATCTGCAGCCCCGACCGCAGGATGAACAGGATGAAGAACAGGTTGAAGAAGTGCGACCAGCGGGCCCACGCCGGAAGGCCCGCGTCATCGTCATGGCCCGCGACGGGGCCAGTGCCGGGATGCTCGGTGATGAACCGCTGGACCGACGGCATGCCCCGCAGCCCCTTGGCCCCGGCGACGCACACCAGCAAGACGACGAAGCCGAGCGGGAGCAGCCACAACAGGTTGAACCACCGGTTGCCCAGGCGCACCCTCGGCGCCACCCCGCCCGCCGCCGGCACCGAGCCCGACCACGTCACCCCATCGACGACATCCGTACCCTCCGTCAGCCCCGAGCGGAAGCCGGGTGGGATCCGGTCGGAGGCCCCCGACGCGTGCGGACGGTCCTCCGCACTCATCGAACCCGCCTCGTCCGACACAACCCTCGGCCTCCCAAGGCATGCATCCAGGCCCTCACTCCGCATGCCGTCAACAGAGCCCTCCACTGGCTCCAGCGCCCTCGTGCGCGGCGGAACTTCCTCTCCTCGCCCGGACCGACGAGACGAGGGACTTGGCGATCATGATGCAGCTGACCCGGTGGATCGCCGGCCAGCCACTTCCGTGACCAGGGCGTCCCGGTGTCTCAAGGACCATGGGTATGGACTTCAGCGTGACACGGCCAATCGGCCCAACCGCAGCTCCTGCGCTCGGCAGCGGTGTGTCTCACCCATTCGCGCGCCACACACAGCAACGGCTCCGGAGCCAACCCCCGAAGGACTTCCGGAGCTGACCACTCAGGTCAGTCGCCTGCTTCGGCCTCGGCGGCGACGTCGCGGATGCCGCGGGGGCGCCCGGCTTTGGCCCACATGCGGTACAGCACGGCGGCGATGAGGACGGCGGCGGCCAGTGAGGCGATCGGCTCGCCGCGGGAGAGGTTGACTACCAGCACGAACGCGACCGCGACCGCGCCGATCAGGTTCACCGCCGTGTGGCCGAATTCGCGTTCGCGCAGGGAGAAGCGGGCCATGGCGAGCAGGCCGGCGAGGAAGGCCATGAAGACGGAGACGGCGTAGAAGAGGACCAGGCGCTGGTCGTCTCCGTCGGCTGCGACGATGACCAGGCCGGAGACGGCGAGGAAGAGGACGACGCCCCAGTAGGGGGTGTGGTGCTTGTTGGTGCGCCCCCAGAGGGCCGGGAGGATGCCGGCTTCACTGCCGTCTGCGCGGTGGTGGCGGGCGAGGGCCTTGAGGAGCCCGGGTCCGGCGGCGAAGGAGGAGGACGCGGCGGAGAGCAGCAGCAGCGCGGTGAGCAGCTGGAAGAGGGCGTAGAGGGGTTTGGAGGCGGCCGCGTGGGCGAGGTCGGCGATCTGGGTGCTGTCGGGGGCAGGGATGCCGATGCGCAGGTGGACGGCCTCAGCGGTGAGGCCCAGGGTGATGCCGCCGACCAAGAGGAGGGTGAGCCAGAGGGTGATGCGGCCGAAGCGGCGGCGTCCGGCGTCGTCGAGCTGGCCGAGCTGGGCGATGGCGGAGGAGGGGGCTTCGACGCCGGTGGCCAGGGCCATGGCGACGGGGAAGGCGACGGCGACGGCGAGCGGGGCCCAGTGACCTGCGCTGTGGGTGATGGTGCCGCTGGGGTGCACGGGGGCGGTCAGTCCGCCGGACAGGACGGCGGCGGTGACGGCGATGAAGGCGAGGGTCATCAGCGCGAAGACCGCGCGGCCGAGGTGGCCGAACCAGGTCAGTCCGGCGACCAGCGCGGTGAGCGCGAGCGCGAGGGGGATACGCCAGGGCGCGGCGGCGGGCGCGTAGGCGATGATCGCGGATGCTCCGGCGGCGGAGCTGATGGCGATGGTCAGCACGAAGTCGACGATCAGCGCGCCGATCGGCACGAACGCGGCGGCCTCGCCGAACGCCTCCCCGGCCGCCGCCGCGGCGCCGCCGCCCTGCGGGTAGCGGGCGACCAGCTGGTGGTAGTTGACGATGACCAGCGCGATCAGGGCGACGACCAGACCCATGGTGGGCAGCAGCAGGTCCAGGTCCCCGTGCAGGGCGCGCAGCGCGGCCTCGATCGCGTACGCGACGGAGGAGACCGGGTCGGCCATCACCGCGAACGCGAACGCGATCAGCAGCACGGGCCGGGCGTGCAGCAGGGTCCGCCAGCGCGCAGGTGCAGCTGTGACGGGCTGGGTGCTGGGGGGCACTGGCATCAGGCTGCTTTCGTCGGCGGGGAACATGGGGGATTTCATCGCCGACCAGACTTCCCGGCACACCAAGCGGGGAGCCTAGCTAAGAAATCATCAGTGTGACGTCAAGAAGTCGTTAAAGCCGCTCGCCGGACGTGCGGTGTGCGCAGGCCGGCGACCCGCTGGTCCTGTACGCCG from Streptomyces roseochromogenus subsp. oscitans DS 12.976 encodes the following:
- a CDS encoding helix-turn-helix domain-containing protein, translating into MSIAVACPISPTASQGHRLKKMAYGHKTPSPARMRVHVVLHAARDRSNAGVARETGLHLDTVGTWRRRFAEQGMPGPADRKRSGRPPSFTALQTAQVKALACQLPAETGTPLSRWSCPEPAREAMERGIAPAVSASPVRR
- a CDS encoding molybdopterin-dependent oxidoreductase, translated to MSAEDRPHASGASDRIPPGFRSGLTEGTDVVDGVTWSGSVPAAGGVAPRVRLGNRWFNLLWLLPLGFVVLLVCVAGAKGLRGMPSVQRFITEHPGTGPVAGHDDDAGLPAWARWSHFFNLFFILFILRSGLQILSDHPRLYWTRHCTPGREWFRIQKPVPADPLWTAKQDSISLPGQVALPGIRHSIGLARWWHLGVSTLWLLNGLVFYVLLFVTPQWKRLVPTSWTVFPNALSTAIQYLSLDWPRNDSWVAYNGLQQLAYFVTVFVAAPLALITGLGMSPALSTRFRRISRVLSIQTARSLHFLVFSWFLLFIVIHVGLVFTTGLLTNLNLISSGRSDNSWLGFWIFVGWMAVVVAGWVVATPFTLRHPRVVQRVGYALIGGVQRWFEHVDVRPGAYTARDISPYFWHNGRYPDSAEYKALQEGGFADYRLRIGGLVAHPAELSLDDLRKLPVHEQITQHFCIQGWSGVAKWTGVSMSVILDLVMPDPQARWVVFYSLGEGADGGTYYDAHPIEHMRSKLTMLAYGMNDRALPFGHGAPLRLRNEVELGFKQVKWIKAIEFVAEFSDIGSGFGGYNEDHEFFGYRQSL
- a CDS encoding amino acid permease translates to MPVPPSTQPVTAAPARWRTLLHARPVLLIAFAFAVMADPVSSVAYAIEAALRALHGDLDLLLPTMGLVVALIALVIVNYHQLVARYPQGGGAAAAAGEAFGEAAAFVPIGALIVDFVLTIAISSAAGASAIIAYAPAAAPWRIPLALALTALVAGLTWFGHLGRAVFALMTLAFIAVTAAVLSGGLTAPVHPSGTITHSAGHWAPLAVAVAFPVAMALATGVEAPSSAIAQLGQLDDAGRRRFGRITLWLTLLLVGGITLGLTAEAVHLRIGIPAPDSTQIADLAHAAASKPLYALFQLLTALLLLSAASSSFAAGPGLLKALARHHRADGSEAGILPALWGRTNKHHTPYWGVVLFLAVSGLVIVAADGDDQRLVLFYAVSVFMAFLAGLLAMARFSLREREFGHTAVNLIGAVAVAFVLVVNLSRGEPIASLAAAVLIAAVLYRMWAKAGRPRGIRDVAAEAEAGD